A segment of the Lycium ferocissimum isolate CSIRO_LF1 chromosome 5, AGI_CSIRO_Lferr_CH_V1, whole genome shotgun sequence genome:
AAAGCCAGTCTCGCAAAGTTCCACTGGGCATGAACTCATAAACCAGCATCTGCAAACGTATCAACAGAAGACTCATAATTGCTTGACTATATCACCCTTTTTAGCTAATGAAATCATTTAGTCTGCAATCATTTAGTCTGCTACACATTCGGTCTGCTCATTAGCAGCTGAAGTGAGATAGAATGCAAAATGGCCTATAATGCTACACCAAAGAAATATGACTCACTATGATTAACATGATGAATGGTGTGAAATATTAGCGCCTAAAACAGCTGGAATTGAAAAGATTTTCAGATTTCATCATACCTGCTCTCCTTCTTCGTCACAGTACCCAAGCAACACAACTAGATTACGGTGATGTAACCTTGATAATAGTTCTATTTCGGTCAAGAATTCCTTTTGCCCCTGCAGGGATCCTCCTTTTGCTCGCTTGATAGCAACAATTGTTTTGTCAGCTAAAATTCCCCTAAAGACAGAACCATATCCTCCTTCACCAACTTGAGTTGAGCTATCAAAGTTGTTAGTGGCCGAGGCCATTTCTCTGAAGGTGAAACATTTAACGCCATCTACTTTTATAGAGAGCCTTGAAGCTGCAAAGAAAAATACTCGCTCATCCATTTtgcagaaagaattgaatatagCAGACTTGATAAAATTATAGCTAACCTAATAAGAGAACTTACGCAAACGTTTTCCTGACAAGATGCTTTGATACTTAGCACATCGCCTTGTGATTAATATAGTGGCAATTGTGAAAACAAAGGCAGCAAAAACACCTGCTGCTACAATGCAAGCTATTAGAACGCCTTTGCTTTGTTGTTTACCTTGGATTTCAGTATTTACTGCAGTGATGCAAAGATCATATGAGAAACAAAAGCTCTTATAAAGGAAATATAACAAATGAACCATTATCTGGATTTCTATAACATTGTGGCAACTAAAGAAGTACCAACTTACAAAGAACACATAAGCAAGAAAAGTATAGAAAACAAATGGTGGGGTTAATGTGCATCTATTTTAGAAGTCCATTTACAAATCTTTGGCAATCAGGAACTGACTTTCATCCCCCTGGAAACTTTAACGGCTGAGATCCTTCAGATTTGAAGTTCCCGAAGAGAGAAAGGACCAAAATTACCTGGGTTTTGAACCCCTTGAATTTTCAGTGTTCAAATCAAGTAACTGAGATCCTTCATGTTTccccaacttaaaatatttgaagttttaaaaaaactttggcTATAGCCAAAGACTTCATTGTCTTTTCCatccaatatatatatgaagttcCTAGAAGATCATGGATTATAGCCTGAGATTCTTTCTGTTGCTTATCCAAACTTTTTCATGTTATGAATCAAGATCGTTTTACTTGTTGACTAGgagtgtgttcggtatgaaagAAAACATTCAAGAAAATGTATTTCAATTTTCTTATGTTCGGTTGGTCAAAATATATGGGAACATTTTCTCTACGAAAACAAGTTCCTTTAAATCGAGGAAAATGACTTTCTAGttgaagtagggaaaacaagttccacaagtgGCATTCCACATTGATTGTGTCTTCCCCACCCTCCAACacacctcatcttcaccccCACCCCTGTAGCCCCCATCCCCACCACCCCACACCCCTACCCTCCACTCCACCTCCCATGGTTTTgcctagattatatacaaatgcttttAGGATAACATCTTCTGTTAGGTACCGAACACAAGGAAATAAGCAAGAGACCCACTTATTTTCCTGGAAAACATcttccttcataccgaacacaccctagaAGTGGCAATCATAGTCACATCTTTCAATCTTATCCACAAGTTGTATGTCAATGATTCAATAGTGATGCAATTGTAATAACGCAGCCTAAATCGTTACAAGTTGAATTAGAAAATGAATACTTACAGTATGAATAAGGTCCAAGCAGTGTGAAGTTCAGGAGCTCATATGGTCCAAATAGGTCACTTCCTGGGAACTTCCAAGAGGCAAAAACCTCGCTAATATGCAGAATCTCACTTTTATTGAATGTACTGACCCCAACTAATGGGAAAAGCTTCAAATACATCCTCAGACGAGGTCCTttctcccaaaaatatgaatcGATCCGCAATTGATAAAGGTCCAAGTCAAGGGAACTAGTCACGTAAAACTGGAATAGTTTCTTGTACGGATCAAAATAAGAAATACTAGGACTTTTCAACCTGTATCCAATTCTAAGAGGGGAGGCACAAAAGCACGGTTTAGGTGATTCCGGGACAAATTCATAATAGTTGTCAGTAGGACATGCTTGAATAGGACAAACACCACTGGGCTCTGCTGAATTACTGGGCTCCTCATCTGCTCCAAAGTCAGGGCCACAGTATTGGTCAATGTTTCTGATACTTGTATCACTGCAGACGGGATTTCCTTGAAACCTGGAAATTGTCTGCCAAAGTTAGGGAAGATCATGTAGAAAATGAATTTGAACAAAGTAAAAAATCTAAAAGCATTGTTATTGACATGTTTCTTTTGAGAAGAATTACGTAGATTTTCATTTAAGTATTCAAGAAGATCTCATGAGATTGCAGGAGTTTGGAAAGCAATTTGAAAGACAACATGCTGAAAGATGATCATAATACACGGTCCAAATCAGATACTTATGAATAACTGGAATACAAATTAGTGCATAGTTGAAAACATGAATTTCATAAACAGTAACAAAGATGTACGGTAATTTTAGAACAATAAGTCCTCTAGGAAAACGTGATTAAGAGcccatttggcttagcttataagttgctgaaaacagcttataagctgtttcagcttttttgagtgtttggctggccagcttataagccattttgtgcttaaaataagcccaaagcccaacttattttttttttttggcttatgagctgaaaacagcttataagctaagccaaacgggccctaagAAAACTTCTGGCCTTTTTCAGACCTAAATTCTCTTTATATTTAGCACAATTACTGTTCTCCACTTTCCTAGATGGGATGTTTCCCTTCTTCAAGAATTGAACAATACCAGTTTCTATCACTGTTGTCTTGATGTGATATACTGCAGAAAAACTCCCTCAGTTCACAAATTTTTTAGAATTACACCGACACGTCAAAAAAAACTTCAAGGCATGTAGTGGACTCAACTTTTACAGAAACGTCCTTCCTCTCTCCATTTGCTCAGGCCTCCTTTAGTTGATCGTTAATTAATTGGGATCTCCACTTCTCAAAACCGACGGACTGTGAACCTTTCACAGTCAACGGTTAATTATGGGTCAATCCTTAGTAATGACTAATGATATATAAGATGAGAGACTCAACAAAAGCTTTATCAGAACTCCTTTTATGCTTGCAGTTTCCCTCTATTTATATCTTTATAcccccttttcatttttattatttggtAAAACATTGTCCTTTTTCAAGACTTACGCTGATCAGGACCATAGCCCATAGTTAGGGTCCTCTAGATCTTTACCATTTCATCCTTTGTCACTACTACTAGATGAAAATATGCGACTGAAAATTTCAGAATTCCCTTTTCTATCTCTACCTCCTTTTTTTTTAGCATGCTTTAATGTTCAAACAATGAAAACCTCAAAGGTGCTCTCAACCCCTTGTCCtttgtatttttttcatttcccaaaGCACCATATATGAATTTGCTAAGAGCATGTGTATCGGTGTGTGTGGATAAAACATATCAGAAGTGATTTAATGCATCTTGTGCTTCTTCAAGTAATCCAAGTAATTGTTGCTAGACACACGAGGAAAATCAAcgtacttttcttttttggtttggaATATTGCTTCTGTTGTTCTATATTCTTTACCCATTTGTTCGTCCTATTGGATGTGGTCCATGAGGACATAAACCAACAGCCAAAATGTtctattcttgaatttgaaagaagattcataccttagcGTGACATTTACAGGAGGTTCAAAAGCACCCGAAATGTTTGAAAGTGAATTATTCCGCAGATCACTAGGTTTGCAAAATCAATGAAAAAGAGTGGTTAGAAAGAAATTATCATTCAAAGGTTTCACTCAGGAAGTAAATACTTCTACTAGAATAACAAGTGTTATCTTTCTGCTTCACATCTTACATCACAAGTCTGGAAGTTGGAGTAAAGGTCTTCTTTTGCCAAATGTCAGTGGAAATGGAACCATTTAGAAAGTTGCTCTCAAGTGACCTGTGACAAAT
Coding sequences within it:
- the LOC132056831 gene encoding probable LRR receptor-like serine/threonine-protein kinase At1g06840 isoform X3, coding for MEGPRYCIYVFATAIHCYMLLVVAQITDPSEVSALISVKGSLIDSLKHLKGWKRGDPCTSNWTGVFCYNTFGDDGYLHVRELRLMNKNLSGSLAPELGKLSRLQILNFMWNDLTGSIPKEIGSITPLKLLLLNGNQLSGSLADELGYLSNLNRFQIDQNQIWGEIPKSFSNLNRIRHIHFNNNSLSGQIPQELSNLSTILHLLLDNNNLSGYLPPEFSTLPDLEILQLDNNNFSGSDIPASYGNLSSLLKLSLRNCSLQGSVPDFSRIGNLSYLDLSRNQLSGSIPQNKLSNNMTTIILSHNSLNGSVPKSFSLLPSLQKLSLESNFLNGSISTDIWQKKTFTPTSRLVIDLRNNSLSNISGAFEPPVNVTLRFQGNPVCSDTSIRNIDQYCGPDFGADEEPSNSAEPSGVCPIQACPTDNYYEFVPESPKPCFCASPLRIGYRLKSPSISYFDPYKKLFQFYVTSSLDLDLYQLRIDSYFWEKGPRLRMYLKLFPLVGVSTFNKSEILHISEVFASWKFPGSDLFGPYELLNFTLLGPYSYLNTEIQGKQQSKGVLIACIVAAGVFAAFVFTIATILITRRCAKYQSILSGKRLPSRLSIKVDGVKCFTFREMASATNNFDSSTQVGEGGYGSVFRGILADKTIVAIKRAKGGSLQGQKEFLTEIELLSRLHHRNLVVLLGYCDEEGEQMLVYEFMPSGTLRDWLSEKPMSRW